A genome region from Columba livia isolate bColLiv1 breed racing homer chromosome 2, bColLiv1.pat.W.v2, whole genome shotgun sequence includes the following:
- the NT5C3A gene encoding cytosolic 5'-nucleotidase 3A isoform X4, with protein sequence MCVTGPWGFARGLVRLYLETPSTAPCAAILVFLKQEEFSFASAAAPAKTAACMQALRLWTLLATYAVAVGQNQGQKNQECPKLNAQMPEFQKKTVHIKDPERVEEIICGLIKGGAAKLQIITDFDMTLSRFSYNGKRCPTCHNIIDNSKLITEECRKKLLQLKETYYAIEIDPALTIEEKYPYMVEWYNKSHALLIEQGLQKDKFAEIVRESDVMLKEGYENFFDKLSEHNIPVFIFSAGIGDILEEVIHQAGVYHSNVKVVSNFMDFDENGILKGFKGELIHVYNKHDGALKNTEYFKQLKDNSNIILLGDSQGDLSMADGVANVEHILKIGYLNDKVDELLEKYMDSYDIVLVKDESLEVANSILQKIL encoded by the exons ATGTGCGTCACAGGACCCTGGGGTTTTGCACGGGGATTAGTCAGGCTGTATTTGGAAACGCCCTCAACTGCACCTTGTGCTGCTATATTAGTGTTTCTCAAGCAAGAggaattttcttttgcttctgcagctgctcctgcaaAAAC ggcAGCCTGTATGCAAGCCCTGCGTCTCTGGACTCTGCTTGCCACCTATGCTGTTGCAGTAGGACAAAATCAAGGACAGAAGAATCAGGAGTGCCCTAAGCTCAACGCACAG ATGCCAGAATTTCAGAAGAAGACTGTCCATATTAAGGACCCAGAGAGAGTAGAGGAGATTATTTGTGGCCTCATCAAAGGTGGAGCTGCAAAGCTTCAG ATTATTACAGATTTTGATATGACATTAAGTAGATTTTCCTACAATGGAAAAAGATGTCCAACTTGTCATA ACATCATTGATAACTCCAAGCTCATCACAGAGGAGTGTCGGAAAAAG ttatTGCAGCTGAAAGAAACCTACTACGCTATTGAAATTGATCCAGCTCTCACTATTGAAGAAAAATATCCGTATATGGTAGAATG GTACAATAAATCTCATGCACTACTCATTGAACAAGGCTTACAAAAGGATAAGTTTGCAGAAATTGTGAGGGAATCTGATGTTATGCTGAA AGAAGGATATGAGAACTTCTTTGATAAGCTCAGTGAACATAATATTCCTGTGTTCATATTTTCTGCTGGGATTGGGGACATTCTTGAGGAAGTTATCCACCAGGCTGGGGTCTACCATTCCAATGTCAAAGTGGTTTCCAATTTTATGGATTTTGATGAAAAT ggaaTATTAAAAGGATTTAAAGGAGAATTGATTCATGTTTACAACAAACATGACGGTGCCTTGAAGAATACAGAGTACTTCAAACAACTAAAAGACAACAGTAACATCATACTGCTGGGTGATTCCCAAGGAGACTTGAGTATGGCAGATGGAGTAGCGAATGTTGAACACATTCTTAAGATCGGCTATCTCAATGATAAA GTAGATGAGCTTTTGGAAAAATATATGGACTCTTATGACATTGTCTTGGTGAAAGATGAATCCCTGGAAGTTGCCAACTCCATCCTACAGAAAATCCTGTAA
- the NT5C3A gene encoding cytosolic 5'-nucleotidase 3A isoform X3: MPEFQKKTVHIKDPERVEEIICGLIKGGAAKLQIITDFDMTLSRFSYNGKRCPTCHNIIDNSKLITEECRKKLLQLKETYYAIEIDPALTIEEKYPYMVEWYNKSHALLIEQGLQKDKFAEIVRESDVMLKEGYENFFDKLSEHNIPVFIFSAGIGDILEEVIHQAGVYHSNVKVVSNFMDFDENGILKGFKGELIHVYNKHDGALKNTEYFKQLKDNSNIILLGDSQGDLSMADGVANVEHILKIGYLNDKVDELLEKYMDSYDIVLVKDESLEVANSILQKIL, translated from the exons ATGCCAGAATTTCAGAAGAAGACTGTCCATATTAAGGACCCAGAGAGAGTAGAGGAGATTATTTGTGGCCTCATCAAAGGTGGAGCTGCAAAGCTTCAG ATTATTACAGATTTTGATATGACATTAAGTAGATTTTCCTACAATGGAAAAAGATGTCCAACTTGTCATA ACATCATTGATAACTCCAAGCTCATCACAGAGGAGTGTCGGAAAAAG ttatTGCAGCTGAAAGAAACCTACTACGCTATTGAAATTGATCCAGCTCTCACTATTGAAGAAAAATATCCGTATATGGTAGAATG GTACAATAAATCTCATGCACTACTCATTGAACAAGGCTTACAAAAGGATAAGTTTGCAGAAATTGTGAGGGAATCTGATGTTATGCTGAA AGAAGGATATGAGAACTTCTTTGATAAGCTCAGTGAACATAATATTCCTGTGTTCATATTTTCTGCTGGGATTGGGGACATTCTTGAGGAAGTTATCCACCAGGCTGGGGTCTACCATTCCAATGTCAAAGTGGTTTCCAATTTTATGGATTTTGATGAAAAT ggaaTATTAAAAGGATTTAAAGGAGAATTGATTCATGTTTACAACAAACATGACGGTGCCTTGAAGAATACAGAGTACTTCAAACAACTAAAAGACAACAGTAACATCATACTGCTGGGTGATTCCCAAGGAGACTTGAGTATGGCAGATGGAGTAGCGAATGTTGAACACATTCTTAAGATCGGCTATCTCAATGATAAA GTAGATGAGCTTTTGGAAAAATATATGGACTCTTATGACATTGTCTTGGTGAAAGATGAATCCCTGGAAGTTGCCAACTCCATCCTACAGAAAATCCTGTAA
- the NT5C3A gene encoding cytosolic 5'-nucleotidase 3A isoform X2: protein MQALRLWTLLATYAVAVGQNQGQKNQECPKLNAQMPEFQKKTVHIKDPERVEEIICGLIKGGAAKLQIITDFDMTLSRFSYNGKRCPTCHNIIDNSKLITEECRKKLLQLKETYYAIEIDPALTIEEKYPYMVEWYNKSHALLIEQGLQKDKFAEIVRESDVMLKEGYENFFDKLSEHNIPVFIFSAGIGDILEEVIHQAGVYHSNVKVVSNFMDFDENGILKGFKGELIHVYNKHDGALKNTEYFKQLKDNSNIILLGDSQGDLSMADGVANVEHILKIGYLNDKVDELLEKYMDSYDIVLVKDESLEVANSILQKIL from the exons ATGCAAGCCCTGCGTCTCTGGACTCTGCTTGCCACCTATGCTGTTGCAGTAGGACAAAATCAAGGACAGAAGAATCAGGAGTGCCCTAAGCTCAACGCACAG ATGCCAGAATTTCAGAAGAAGACTGTCCATATTAAGGACCCAGAGAGAGTAGAGGAGATTATTTGTGGCCTCATCAAAGGTGGAGCTGCAAAGCTTCAG ATTATTACAGATTTTGATATGACATTAAGTAGATTTTCCTACAATGGAAAAAGATGTCCAACTTGTCATA ACATCATTGATAACTCCAAGCTCATCACAGAGGAGTGTCGGAAAAAG ttatTGCAGCTGAAAGAAACCTACTACGCTATTGAAATTGATCCAGCTCTCACTATTGAAGAAAAATATCCGTATATGGTAGAATG GTACAATAAATCTCATGCACTACTCATTGAACAAGGCTTACAAAAGGATAAGTTTGCAGAAATTGTGAGGGAATCTGATGTTATGCTGAA AGAAGGATATGAGAACTTCTTTGATAAGCTCAGTGAACATAATATTCCTGTGTTCATATTTTCTGCTGGGATTGGGGACATTCTTGAGGAAGTTATCCACCAGGCTGGGGTCTACCATTCCAATGTCAAAGTGGTTTCCAATTTTATGGATTTTGATGAAAAT ggaaTATTAAAAGGATTTAAAGGAGAATTGATTCATGTTTACAACAAACATGACGGTGCCTTGAAGAATACAGAGTACTTCAAACAACTAAAAGACAACAGTAACATCATACTGCTGGGTGATTCCCAAGGAGACTTGAGTATGGCAGATGGAGTAGCGAATGTTGAACACATTCTTAAGATCGGCTATCTCAATGATAAA GTAGATGAGCTTTTGGAAAAATATATGGACTCTTATGACATTGTCTTGGTGAAAGATGAATCCCTGGAAGTTGCCAACTCCATCCTACAGAAAATCCTGTAA